A single genomic interval of Natronoarchaeum philippinense harbors:
- a CDS encoding OB-fold domain-containing protein, whose translation MSDEPPMEAQRYEDGSISYPTHPRSLNGAEPTETIDLSEYTAEVVTWTESTATPPGVRQPNTIAIVEFDVDGERVRAVGQVVEDADVEIGDEVEPVYAEELREPGAGIKEPESQEWDGYRFQPVQ comes from the coding sequence ATGAGCGACGAGCCACCGATGGAAGCACAGCGCTACGAGGACGGGTCGATCTCCTACCCGACCCACCCCCGGAGTCTGAACGGCGCCGAGCCCACCGAGACGATCGACCTCAGCGAGTACACCGCCGAGGTGGTCACGTGGACCGAAAGCACCGCGACGCCGCCGGGCGTTCGCCAGCCCAACACGATCGCAATCGTCGAGTTCGACGTTGACGGCGAGCGCGTGCGCGCGGTCGGGCAGGTCGTCGAGGACGCCGACGTGGAGATCGGCGACGAAGTCGAGCCGGTGTACGCCGAGGAACTCCGCGAGCCCGGCGCCGGCATCAAAGAGCCGGAAAGTCAGGAGTGGGACGGGTACCGCTTCCAGCCTGTCCAGTGA